TGaacaatatgcaatatttcagaAAAGACAAGGCTTGTTGTCCACAGTACATAGTAATACCAAGGTTTAACATATTGCCTGAAATTGGTATGTATCGCCCGATACACCCCACCACACACAATATTAGGAGGGGCTTGGGCCAACTCGCCCCGACTCGTTTGTATCAGGTTGACACAATTGTTCAAATTGTCggcatcgctacaagttttgttggccGGAGATATAGAAACAATATCGGTATCGCCAATAACCAGAAATGCGGAGAAACTTGGGGAAATATGGGGAAAacaatggaatttttcagtgaaacttcaagagatgctaaaacacacatatttgcatatttaggaataaaaatttgcaaaaagaggacatacataataagtttccatttaatggggcctaaaagcatgtgttgtcgtaagaaattagtccaaccattccatccatcccatcatccatccaaccatcccatttattcatccaaccatccaaccttccacgCCAAAAACAAATTAAGTAGGGCCACAACGGTGGGAACAATGGGGAAGAATGCTGAACCTGGAAAACTATGAAATtatgtttggggcccaccgttgttCTATATGCCCATCTAAACTGTTCACAAGTTGCACTATCAAGATGAACTCCCAAAAAATTAAactcatccaaaacttaggtgggccacaccacttgaatTTAGAAGTTTAGGGTGCATAATTACATTATTTcatttggtttggcccacctaagttttatatcagcttgatttttggcatgtcatatcatcatggtgggccacacatgatgcaAGGTTTACATTATGATGGCTCAACAAACCACTTGGTCTATTGGTGTTGCATGTGTTGTGGCAGTGGAGACATGAGAACATCTCCTagtgagactctctctctctctctctctctctctcaattcttcttcttcctcttcgcaCGGCTTCTTCCGCACcttcttctttatcttttttcctgaatttattttttttaataaataccCAAATCAGGGATTTGATTTTATGagggcattttatcaaatcccTAATCAAGGATTTGATTTGAATTGGGGATTTGATGAAATCCCTGATCATTAGATTTGTGGAATTGAATTGTGCATTTAAATTTGTGCATTTAGATTGTGGAATTGAATTTAACAAATCTCACGTGTGTTTCTTATCTTTAAATTTATATATGAGTAGTGAAGAAGTCCCAACTACCCCCAATAACAGTGTGTCAACCACATCTCTTCTTGTAGAGGGAGATGTGACGGAAAACATAAATACTTCAGCTTCAGGTAAAGGGAAGAAAAGGTCAATGGTGTGGGATGAATTTTACAAAGATGTGAGAGGTGGTGAGACCAAGGTTATATGTAAGCATTGTAAAACAACTTTCGGCAAGCATTCCGGGGGGGGTGGTCAAAAATTGTCCAAAGAGACCAAGAACTGAGAGTGGAGGCCAACAAATACTTTCGTTTTCCCCAACTTTAGGAGACCACTCTCAAGCTAACGTCATGACTCATAAGTTTGAGAAAGAAGAGCTGAAAGAGTGGATTGCAAGAATAGTTATTGTCGAAGAAAAACCATTTAAATTTCTAGATAGCAAAGTTTTCATGGAATATAGCAAATACCTTAATCATAAAGTTGATGAGGTCTTGCGTGTCACGATTGAACGACAATGCCTGAAGATATATTTAAATGAGAAAGTAAAGATGAAAGTGCTTTTGGCACCAGTCTCATGTATAGGTTTTGACTTCAAATATATGGTCGGTGTCCAATCAAAGGAAGGGGTacatgtcattgaccacacattACGTTGATGCAAATTAGAATCCGTGCAAGACAATTTTAAACTTCTATCATCTTCTTCCCTCCCATACTGGTTTGGCTATTTCATATTGCATATATAATTGTCTTCTAAAATGGGGCATCAAGAAGAGAATATCTGCAGTTACGTTAGACAATGCATCCGCAAATAATAGTGTGATTTTGTTACTTGCGGAAGCAATTCAAGGCAATCGACAATTTATTTTCTAGTAGAAGAATACTCAAGATTTGATGTTGTGCCCACATATTAAACTTGATTGTACGAGAATGGCTAAAATCAATTGACCCCACAATAAAGAATAGAAGCGAGACCGTTAAATATATAAGTCACCTTCAAGACTTAGTGTCTAGAACAATATACTTCAACGTTTGAATGTTAAGTCCCAAAAAATGTTGAAGTTAGATGTATGCACgcattggaattcaacttttgaaatgttggattcaacAATAAAGACATATGCGCGCATTGGAATTCAACATTCGAAATGTTGGATTGAACAATAAAGATGTATGCATGCTTGAAGGGTACTTCTGAGGTAGTCATTTATTATAACGGTCAAAATTTGGAGTTGGTTAGGTTTGTGAATGCAGATTGTGCAGGAGATCATGATAAAAGAAGATCTAGCACAGGTTATATTTTCTCTTTAGCCAGCGATGTGATTAGTTGGATATTGAGATTGCAGTCAGTGGTGGCCTTTTCTACTACAAAAGTAGAGTACATATCAACTACAAAAGCAAGCAAGAAAACTATTTGGTTGAAGAGCTTGCCAGAAGAATTAAAATTCAAACAGAAAGTGGTGGTGATTCATTGTAACAGTCAGAGCGCATTACACTTGACAAAGAATCTAGTATTTcatgctcgaaccaaacacatcAATGTTTATTATCGCTTTATTCGCGATGTTGTGGAAGATGGTCAAATCCCATTGCAAAAGATGCACACCTACGACAACGTAGCAGATATGTTGATGAAGCTTATTGCAAGGGAGAAGTTTATTTGGTGGAGGACTTCCCTCGGGCTTCTTGTTACCTAGCGATTGGTGACGTTTGAGCAGTTGTTATTGGGAATGTTTTTCGCACTATTAGAGAAACTAGTTTCCAAATGGGAGAATATTGTGGCAATGGAGACgtgagaatctctctctctctctctctctctctctctctctctctctctctcttttgcatGTGTATGGACATACGGTCCGGTGAATTCCTAGTTTCTCCAAGTTTTGCCACCGGCTCTCTCTTATGGTGGTCTATATAAAGTGAGGGCCATAGTTAGACGTATTCCATTATTTCATCTTTTGAGGTATTCCTCAGTGTGAGATTCCTTGTACGTGTGGGAGATAGGTAAGCCTTGCATTTCTGTTTCTTTTGTTTCTAGTGAAGAAGAAAGCTCTATATTGTTGCTCGTGAAGTAGGCATATTGCCGAACCACTTATATCCCTGTGTCTCTTGTCTCTTGTTTTGGTTCGACCCTTTTTCTCTAGTGTTTTGGCCTCACCTACATTGATCACGTGTAGGCATTTTTCCACAACAGCATGAGCTGCTGTTTTGGTTGTTGCAACAGCCAAGAATTGATAGGGATCTATTTGATATTCTAGCAGAGTATGATGCTTCATATGtatgcactcagaaattgcatGCGTGAAATACATTAACCAAAACAGCATGAGCTGCTGTTTTGGCTGTTGCAACAGCCaagaatttgaattttgatagGGATCTATTTGATATTCTAGCGGAGTATGATGCTTCATATGtatgcactcagaaattgcatGCGTGGCATACATTAACCAAATTAAACCGACCAAATTATGGAACCCATTGTTTATGAGTCAtgttcccaaaatcagattggttgaacagtggtaacctctgattcatagatacaagtttgttgaaataggaccattggaccATGGTGGTCAATCATCCTTCTCACATGTGGCGATTACAAAcagcaccatccaaccatctaaattgtggtacacatagtggatggagcatatctcttaGGATATCAGTGATCAAGAAATCCTAATGAACCTAGATTGGGCATATCAGCTAGTGTCGGCCCATATCAGCTGATGCATGTCATTTTCAGTGGTGACCGAAACAGTTCACTAAGACTGTTTTTTAACCCTGGATTCGCACAGAAAGCCCATGCTAGCATGATGTTAAGCTCTCCAAAACAAAACACTTAACTAAGGCTCATGATTAAAAGCTTCAATCAGGGAGCCACATGTAAATATGCTAATTGGGCCTCCAGCTACTCAATACCAATGTTCACTCGTACCAATTACTCGTATATTTGAGAGGGAATTTGTACCGAATCGTATAGACTCACAAGAACCACAGGAGGACTTCCGTATGTAACCCAATTTTTCAGGAAAACAATTGGTGTCTCTGATTAGAAAACAGAAAAGTTAGATGGCAACTCCACTAATCAGTTACAgatcccagctatttggggtcagccGCATGAATCCTGTTTTGCTGATTATCAAGATCTGAAACAGGAAGTCTGACAATTGCTTGGAAAAATTTCAATCTCTGCCTCTCCTACCTAGCATCAACCCCCCTTTACCTGGGCCGGGAAGTAGCTAGCAAATCACTGCCATCCAGAGTTTCTCAGGTATATGAATTAGTGAAATTACTATTTCCCAATGTGCCAGAAAGTTTCTGCAAACTGGTCGCTCCTTAAGATTTAAgggtgattcggcccatttaaaatCCAAATGCAGTTTGCtcaggatttattattattatttttatttttatttttttgaaattgtaTGAGTTTTTTGCTTTATGTCGCATGAGGaatttttattttgaacatgGAATTTTCATTAAGAAGACAACCAAAAAGGAAGAACAACTAGCTGAATAATATTTCCAAACATATGTTTCATGGAGAAGAGAAACAGCAGCAACTCACCATAATCAGCCCTTCAGGAACCACTCCAGTGTCTGAACTTGCAAATACCACGACGGTTTTTATCAAAGGAGTCACGGATAGATTGCACCATAGAGTGAACAACGGGCAAATTAGATAATTCTTCATTTTGCACCTGCAAAGTTGGCCTCATGTTATAGAAATAGTATTAAGAGTTACCAATCAAAACAGAACAGAAATGTGTTTACCACTTCAGCAAGCCGGTCTTCAATGCCACCCGTTTGGGCATCGATAGGCATGAATATCTTTTGGTAAGCTCTTCTCATGCTTTTGACCTTGAATTCTTGCCAAAGTATAAAATCAGCACCTCATAAAATGCAAatccagaaaagaaaaagaaattgtcACAAATATATTAAAACAAAAGGTGCAAACTTATCTCCCTTGATGACAAGGATATTTACAGAGGAAACTAATCAGACAGGATGATGATGCGGGCCAACATTTATGCTTAAATAAAAAGACTTTAGATGATGACAGTTGCTCGAAATAACAAGCAGCTTTCAAAATAGAGTAACAAATAAAGTTTTTGTACCTGTTTTTAGTTatctatttaaaaataataataataataataacaaaaacaactataaataaaggaagaaagaaaatgcaaaaacaaaATTATGTTCTACCTTTTTTCTATATTCATCTTATGTCAATAGGAGGGGATTAGTATAACATCATCAATTTAGGTTATTTTCCTTGACTCAGTGCCCCGTACTTACGATCTAAATAAAAGTATTGCCCCATAATGAATTCATCAAAGAAAGTAATAATATCCCATAATGCTATTAAGTTTGGATATTAGCCAGTCCCAGTTGATCTCTACATTCTAAAGTGCCTGTGTGCACCCTTCAATGCAAGCTCCAAATATATTGATCTGATACCCGACTCTTCAATCTTTATCAAAAAGCCAAATGCAGGATGGTTTGTTTGCATCTGGCTAGCTTGATATCCAACCGCCGTAGGGCCAGTCAAGCCTCATCTCGTAAGGTCCTCATGGGTTTAAGTGCGGATGCGGAAACAACAAGGCCCTACCTTATATAAAACCTCCCCCCGAAACCAGGTGTTTGTTAAAGTGTGTGTGCATGCACTACAAGACtctttttcacccattttctctGCTTATGACCCCTTATCTCATGCGTGCGTATCCAGCCCCAGGTCACCATATACCGATAAAAAACATCATCCCTTTTGTCTGCAAGCTCGTACTatcaaatcatcagttttgtCCTCTCCCAGCATGCAAGATGGTAAATAGAATCCACTCCTTTAGTCAATTATCTAGCCAAACCGTATGATCTTCACAGTCCACTTCTAGTTTCAAAGATGGTCCTTCATTTGCAGGGCTATGTCATCACAGAAGATTACACGACACAAGACAACAATGAGCTACTGCTTTTGTCAAGAGCCCACCCTCTAGGAAATCACCACATCTACAAATACTTATTAGACCGACAATGTCATTGGCTCTTTCTGCTTAGTCTTTTCCAAAGTGTCTATCCCACTGGGTTAGATGGTATTTCAGACATGCACATTGGTTGAGAGACTGTTGATGTGGGCCAAAGACACAAGATGTTAGAGACGAGGGGATTAGAATTCATGACACGCCGACACACATATACAAATGTACAAGGAAATGGAGAATTGTACCCATTATCGTTTTAATTTGTATGGATGAGACATAAAGAATGAAACTACAATAGGAACAGTTAGAAAGTCGACCAGCTATGTGGGGATGAGTATTGGGCAATTAGAATGGAGCATGAGCTGAGATATTTATTGTTGCAAAGAAAAATATGTTGAGATGGGTATGTTTGAGAACTTGGGAGGATAGAAATAAGACTTACGTCATCCAGAGCAACTTGAGAATAGTCCCAATAAGAGATAAAATGATGGAGAGGATAGTACCACCAGTCATCCATGTGCGAGAATCATCAGAGATAGCCCTGTTCAGGAGGGCAATACTGAGTAGGGTTGTAGGGCCTGAAAAGAGGATGAGACAAAGACCCAAAAGGACTTGGACCGAGGTGGTGAGAAGAGATGTGTAAGACTTCTTCATTTACCGAGGATAGGGCCTTAATACAATTGATTGGAGAAACAAGATTCACAAAGCAGATTCCATATAGCAACAACAAAACCATGATTATGATGATGAGATACAGAAAAATGAATATGACTGGAAATACAAAAGACTTGTTCAGGAGGGGAATACTGAGTAGGGTTGTAGGGCCTGAAAAGAGGTTGATACAGAGACCCAAAAGGACTTGGACCAAGGTGGTGAGAAGAGATGTGTAAGACTTATTCATTTACCGAGGATAGGGCCTTAATACAATTGATTGGTGAAACAAGATTCACAAAGCAGATTCCATATAGCAACAACAAActatgattatgatgatgagATACAGAAAAATGAATATGACTTGAAATACAAAAGACCTGCATAAGTAACATATAATACTATTCTTCAGAAACAAGCAAGACATAAATACTTCTTGAATACAAGAATACAATATTAGTTAAGGTTTTTTTCATAATAGTCATGTCAATGAGTGCCTAGCACGTGTCTAAAATGGGTGTCAGAAATGGAATCATTCAATTATGTAAGAGTCATTGTGACATAGATTTTGAGAATTTTGGATAATGGCATATCCCTACCACCCTGCACCAAACTTGCAGATCTGACCTTCACAAATTTGCAAAATTTTATTGAATTTGATTTCCTAAATTTGCTGGATTAGTGAGAATACCCAAAGACAtaataatgcgggggcattttcacaccgggctcgagtggggtggcctgtgagatgcaggggcacactcggggtgggcggcctgtgtgaggcaggtggctcgtgtgatgcgggccccacccgtgtgactcgggtggctcgtgtgaggcggtacccatgtgatttggggcccacaaggggggttcgacagagggcctaacccatgagacgtggggcttgggcaatgagataaagggattaattcgccatactctaacagttcgagcttttagagcaagttgttaattgtcctacatcaaattggtatcagagcgggaggtctcgtgttcgagactccccaccgggctcgagtggggtggcttgtgagatgcaggggcacactctgggtgggcggcctgtgtgaggcaggtggcttgtgagatgcgggccccacccgtgtgactcgggtggctcatgtgaggcggtggggcccacgaggggggttcgaccgagggcctaacccatgagacgtggggcctgggcaatgagataaagggattaattcgccatactctaacagttcgagcttttagagcaagtggttaattgtcctacatcacatATCCCTACCACCCTGCACCAAACTTACAGCTTTGAAtttctcaaattttgaaattttgttgaatttgacATCCTAATTTTGCTGGATTGGGGAGAAAACCCAAAGGTATATCCCTACCACCCTGCACCAAACTTGCAGCTTTGACCTTCTCAAATTtgcaaaattttattaaatttgatTTCCTGGTTTTGCTGGATTGGTGAGAAAACCAAAGGTATATCCCTACCACCCTGCACAAAACTTGCACATCTGACCTTTGCAAATCTGCAAAATTTTATTGAATTTGATTTCCTGAATTTGTTGGATTAGTGCGAAAACCCAAAGGTAGAGAGGTTCACTTCTTTCTGTGTGAGAATCAAATGATGTTTCCATATGTGCACTGGTGCTTCAACCACATAGGTACAGATCTTTGTGAGCCTAAGATATTCGGGGCAACGTTCCGATTTGGTTTGTTTTTCCCTTCAGAAATGCATTCACCAGGTTAGACTTGCCTTCGCAAGTACTACAAATAACAGTTAAGGAAATTCAGTGCATAATTTTTCTGATTTTCAAAACCCAAAATGTGCTTATTGTTCCGTGCCCTCTTTATATTATTTGGGCTAAAGACTCCAATGCATATCTGCCAGATAGAGATAGTAAATTGCAGCAACTCACAATACACAGCATACATGCATGCCAATCCGGACAATAAAATTGTGAGCCCTACTGTAGATGTCGTACAGTGAAAGTTAATCAAACAGTCCAATTGGTGACCATCAAATAAAGGGTTAAAAGCTTCTGAATATAGCTACCGAGGGGCAGATTGGCCCTGCCCAAAACCAACATGATACAGATATGATGCGTACGTATCAGACCTTCATCTGCCCATATCGCTCAAGTTTTCtctaaccaaaaaataaaaataaaaaatccgaaaataggaaaaaaaaatacataagaaagtcaagaatctatcatttttaatatatattcaaTGGTGTGTCAGACAATCTTTGGTAAGAATGATGTCTGTAGGACTGACTTGTTGAAGGCTGAGTTGTTGAGTCTGACTTCTAAATTTGGTGTTAAAGCACATGGGAATTAGAAATTCTTtggttaattatttttttcttttttgttttagtCAAATAATGTGTGTCATGAAGTAATTATATGCATATTTTATCAGCCACATGTCACGTATCGGACCCAGCCAATATGGATCCAGTGCAGCCGTATAGGCAGTTCCTTCCAATACGGATATTCAGGTTCTTGGTTAAAAGAAAATTCAGTGGTAAAAACTCAATAGGCATATCAGATGATTATAATTATCCCATCAGCGATTTTCAGGCTATGCTCCCACAATAAGGTCCACAATTTTTACAGTCTGGATAAGCATGGTATAGCAATGTACCACGGATGAGTTGCCGCGATTTAGTACTTTTGGAAAACGCACGTCATAGCCTACCCTGTCATTTTATGCATCATGAAGCACACAACTGATGCCCCCACAGCCCTGTCTTTGTAATCGTCAGGCCACTGCTTAATTTGTAATCTGTGATAACTTTCCCTACCCTGCTGCTACTACTCTAGATCATCTTtcggtttttcttttcttttcctttttttgctCTGTTTTTTATCTATAACCTTGAGTATGGACTTCCTCTAgcaaaaagagaggaaaaaacaCATCAAGATTCAACCATGCATCAGTTCTGCATAAAATTTCCCTCTTGGAAAGTGGCTTCCACATTCACTATCGGTGTCTCATAGGATGATTCAACACCATCAACCAGCATAACAGAAAGTACGAGTGTATACTTATTATACTTAATTAATTGCCCGAGATCTTCTAGCAATGGTACAATATACCGGAAAGATAACCAAATCAGAGATTATTTGAGCACTTTGCGTACACTAATTGATAGAACCATAGTAAACAATCAGAGAAAACCTCTGTATTTAAAAATCCATGCCGTCGAAGACCCTCTAGATTCAAGCCGCGAAGCTCAGCCCTGTCTCCAGATACCATCAAGTACCTTGGGACATCCTGTGCAACCTGTTTGATCATATTGaacataattaatatatatatataaccccaaaaaaaaaaaaggttttcaacTTAGATACACAATCATTGAATGGCTTCCTTGGAACAGCTCTTGCTATGACAAACACTTTCCTCAGTgaaaatttcaagaaaatagatTACAAAATATTGTATAAGGCTAGAAGCCAAAGGATATCCTCTTACCACAGAACCCCCACCAATGAAAGAAAATGATCCAAGATGACAAAATTGGTGAACAACAGTGGCCCCTGCAGTGTGAGTGTAGTCCTACATTTGAAGCAATTGAATCAACTTCAAGTTCCAGCCAACAAGCTTTTCATATATAAAACagaaacatggaaaaaaaaaacacacacacacacttacttCCACCACAACATGGCCTGCTAGGAGAGTATTATTTGCAAGAATATTGTTGTTACCCACTTTGCAATCATGCGCAATATGACATGAACCCATAATAAGATTGTTGTCACCTATAACCTAACAAGTGAATTTCTTAATCAGAAAATCAAAACAGCAACGATTGAGTGCTTAAAAGGGACGTAAGAATGATTAAATTGAGATAGCCCGAGCATTTGCATACCGTCTTATCACTTGACTTGGAAGATAGATGAATAGAAGTATATTCTCTTATGTCATTGTCGTCACCAACAAGAAGAAAACACTCATCCCCTGGCTAAAACAGAAAGTCGATAACTGCTAAAACAGTTGGCTTCTTCACAAATAATTTGTGAGatatatttagggcccatttggatgcaacAAAAGTTCTATCCTCATATAGCACCACTAGCTGTTGAGGGCCTGTCCTTAGTTTGTCAACACCATTATTTGCATGGTTGCCAGGAGAAATGAGGACAACCCATCCTTAAAAAAACAAGAGATATCATATCTGAGATGGTGATTCATTACAGTACACACTGTTGAGCGTTGTTTtgtacacatgcatcacatgtgcccCATGAAcctcatgtgccactatcaacctTAACCACCCCACATGCCACTTCAACCTTTAAGCACCCCACATGGGTCAATGGGTCAATGTGCACATGTGCCAGATGTGCCAACATCAAtcttcaagtgccccacatgtTCCAACATCAATCTTTAAGTGCCACATGATGCCCCACATGTTCCAACATCAATCTTTAAGCGCCGCACATGCGCCAATGTGACAATACATGTGCTACATGTGCCAAATGATCTTTTCATATCCAGTGTTTGAAAAACATTCAGTACAAGCTATCCCATATAAACTATTCAGGATGGCCAAGACGGGACAAAACTTTTGCATCATCTAAACTGGCCCTTAAATTTCCACAAACTCAGCCTTTAAGAGAGACCGCAATACATGGAGCGACATGGATAGAGTGTGGCTATTAAAAAGAACCAACAACAGTAGGGAATTACAAGCAAACATAACCATAAGAGAGTCCCTTGATCTATCACATGCACCAGATATTAAGAAACATGCACCACATCAGCTATTCCAACATTGCATAGGAGGTATGAGCTTAGAAGTGTGCCGACCTTGTATTTCAGATCTTGGCATTTGACACCAACCACCGCATGGTGTCCAATAATGTTATTGCTTCCAATGATGGTGAACCCTGGAAGATCTGCACCCACAATAGCACCACTGGCCTGACAAAGTTATTCCAAGAAAAATGATAAGAAGGATATCTGAGTGCAGGAATGCTGCAATGAAGTGCATATTTCATGGAGTCACACCAAGCATGAATCGACACATCTCCACAGAACACACTTCACTTATTTGCCATGATGGGGAGCATTGACTTGATTGATCGCCCATCATGTGGATGGGTCATAATCTCAAAATCAAGGGGATGATGGTGCTAAGCTATCAGCGGCATCCCACATGCAAATGGGCAGTTGACAAAAAGTTGGGCAAAAACTGAGTTTCTAACTCCACAATCAATGAGCAAAATTAGCAATAATCAATGGTGAGTCACCGCTTTCACGCCATTGTCCATCCACACAGTGCCCCACCATATCAATAATATCAATCACCAAACAAATCTGCCACATGTAGGGACCATGCTTCATGCAGCATAATTGCACTTCCCATCTGACCATATCCAATACCGAAGTCatattgaaaaggaaaatcaGCAAAGCTATTAAACAAAACAGGCACAAATCAAATGAGCGTATTCCTTAAAATGCAGAAAATTTCAATATAAACCATGATCTTCAGCTCATGTTAGTAAGATGCAGTTGTCAACCAATTCTGTATTGCCAAAAATGTGACAACCTGGATGTAATTGGCATGACATCCCACGTTTTCAAACATGACACCCTTCACAGAGTTACACCAAGCATGCATCAACACATCTCCACAGAACACACTTCACTTGTTTGCCTTGACAGGGAGCGTTGATTTGATGTGCTGttatgtggattgtggatggatCGTAATCCAAAAATCAAGGGGACTATGGTGCCAGACTATCAGCCACATGCAAATGGGCAGTTGACACTATGTTGGGCAAGAGCTGAGCATCTAACTCCACGCTCAATGAGCAAAATTAGCAACAATCAATGGTGAATCGCCACTTTCCCGCCATCATCCATCCACATCATGCCCCACCAGATCAACAATACCGATCACCAAACACATCTGCCACATGTAGGGACCATGCTTAATGCAGCA
This region of Magnolia sinica isolate HGM2019 chromosome 1, MsV1, whole genome shotgun sequence genomic DNA includes:
- the LOC131217067 gene encoding probable acyl-[acyl-carrier-protein]--UDP-N-acetylglucosamine O-acyltransferase, mitochondrial isoform X3; this encodes MLRTGAEPEPHTNQNRTAFTPPRLSKRVQFSGSWSLERAKAGGCWLLGKHERLLVVGGRLREMVEKGENNCWPEFQLPGVSIGPFCTVGPSAKLGNSCQLHPGCHVFGDIELGDNCILLTGAIVGADLPGFTIIGSNNIIGHHAVVGVKCQDLKYKVIGDNNLIMGSCHIAHDCKVGNNNILANNTLLAGHVVVEDYTHTAGATVVHQFCHLGSFSFIGGGSVVAQDVPRYLMVSGDRAELRGLNLEGLRRHGFLNTEVKSMRRAYQKIFMPIDAQTGGIEDRLAEVVQNEELSNLPVVHSMVQSIRDSFDKNRRGICKFRHWSGS
- the LOC131217067 gene encoding probable acyl-[acyl-carrier-protein]--UDP-N-acetylglucosamine O-acyltransferase, mitochondrial isoform X4, which codes for MLRTGAEPEPHTNQNRTAFTPPRLSKRVQFSGSWSLERAKAGGCWLLGKHERLLVVGGRLREMVEKGENNCWPEFQLPGVSIGPFCTVGPSAKLGNSCQLHPGCHVFGDIELGDNCILLTGAIVGADLPGFTIIGSNNIIGHHAVVGVKCQDLKYKDYTHTAGATVVHQFCHLGSFSFIGGGSVVAQDVPRYLMVSGDRAELRGLNLEGLRRHGFLNTEVKSMRRAYQKIFMPIDAQTGGIEDRLAEVVQNEELSNLPVVHSMVQSIRDSFDKNRRGICKFRHWSGS
- the LOC131217067 gene encoding probable acyl-[acyl-carrier-protein]--UDP-N-acetylglucosamine O-acyltransferase, mitochondrial isoform X1, giving the protein MLRTGAEPEPHTNQNRTAFTPPRLSKRVQFSGSWSLERAKAGGCWLLGKHERLLVVGGRLREMVEKGENNCWPEFQLPGVSIGPFCTVGPSAKLGNSCQLHPGCHVFGDIELGDNCILLTGAIVGADLPGFTIIGSNNIIGHHAVVGVKCQDLKYKPGDECFLLVGDDNDIREYTSIHLSSKSSDKTVIGDNNLIMGSCHIAHDCKVGNNNILANNTLLAGHVVVEDYTHTAGATVVHQFCHLGSFSFIGGGSVVAQDVPRYLMVSGDRAELRGLNLEGLRRHGFLNTEVKSMRRAYQKIFMPIDAQTGGIEDRLAEVVQNEELSNLPVVHSMVQSIRDSFDKNRRGICKFRHWSGS
- the LOC131217067 gene encoding probable acyl-[acyl-carrier-protein]--UDP-N-acetylglucosamine O-acyltransferase, mitochondrial isoform X2, which encodes MLFKAARSLSLLRKPLYLSILHAASSERFYTPYSDVADRSRTRATYEPEPNRIHPTAIIQAGAVLGQGVSIGPFCTVGPSAKLGNSCQLHPGCHVFGDIELGDNCILLTGAIVGADLPGFTIIGSNNIIGHHAVVGVKCQDLKYKPGDECFLLVGDDNDIREYTSIHLSSKSSDKTVIGDNNLIMGSCHIAHDCKVGNNNILANNTLLAGHVVVEDYTHTAGATVVHQFCHLGSFSFIGGGSVVAQDVPRYLMVSGDRAELRGLNLEGLRRHGFLNTEVKSMRRAYQKIFMPIDAQTGGIEDRLAEVVQNEELSNLPVVHSMVQSIRDSFDKNRRGICKFRHWSGS